In uncultured Acidilobus sp. JCHS, the sequence TTGTAAGCTTTACTGGTATGATCCTCTTCAGAGGCTCGGCTATCTTCTCTATCACGTCAGCTGGCACTATGCTTGCGCCTATGTGCTGGGTTATTCCGCCGGCCTCCTTGGCGGCGACGGCCGTGCTGCGTATCTTATCGAGAAGCGACGTCTTGCCGTGGTCTACATGGCCTAGAACCACCACTATGGGCTGTCTCAGCCTCGGCTGGCTGGGCTTCTCAGTGGACATTTCCCCTCCTAGGTCCTAAGCTGTGGCCGGCCGTTAAGAGCTACAAAGGGCCGAGAATAAGCTGCCTCAGGCCGTCTGCTGCGTAGGGGTCTTCGCCAGGCTCTGAAGGACATCCTGCGGCGGTACCAAGGTCTTTACCTTAGCTATTTCAACTTTCCTTATGGAGCAGAGCTTGCGGACACGGGCTGTCATCTCCTGGGCTAGGCTCCCCTCCTGGTCGCTGAAGACGGCAGCCCTTACAAACTCATCAAATGTCATCTGAGGAACCCTGCTCTCTAGGACCTCCCTCATTATCAGCCTTACAGCGTGCTTCTGGCTCGTCCTGCACCTGAACTGCGTCCACGTAACGGCGGTCACCCTTACAACTACGCCGTCCTTTGTAGTTACCTTCTGTATGAGCGCTATCTTGCTGCTCTTCCTCCTGGTTAGGCTCCTCAGGTAATCCCTCATCATCTCGACTCCCTTGACATATGTGAGGGCCGTATTTCCATCGACCTTATATATCTGGAACTTGAGCTTAGTGTTTACGTGAGTTAGATCGCCTGTTATGTCGTAAAGGGTTATCTCGACG encodes:
- a CDS encoding Ribosomal protein S3AE; amino-acid sequence: MPKPKGAVREAWRLKKWYDVLTPDVFGRVSIASVPALDPEQLLKRTVEITLYDITGDLTHVNTKLKFQIYKVDGNTALTYVKGVEMMRDYLRSLTRRKSSKIALIQKVTTKDGVVVRVTAVTWTQFRCRTSQKHAVRLIMREVLESRVPQMTFDEFVRAAVFSDQEGSLAQEMTARVRKLCSIRKVEIAKVKTLVPPQDVLQSLAKTPTQQTA